In Spirosoma aureum, a single genomic region encodes these proteins:
- a CDS encoding dihydrolipoyl dehydrogenase family protein, producing MQSFDLIVIGTGSAGKTVAETVREAGKSVAIIDKLPFGGTCSQRGCDPKKVLVGAAEIVARSAQLTGKGITNTATINWADLIQFKNTFTDSIPEKTEKKFADQGIQLFHGAATFLSATTIRVGDEELAANHIVIATGQRPGSLNIPGEEFLIDSTGFMELAELPKEIVLVGGGYIAFEFAHIAARAGAKVTILHQGKQPLEGFDADLVDLLVKAMRAIGIFIVLEAKVTAVEKTPATLMVHYEHSGKSYSVGARLVVHAAGRVADVAELALEAAGVAIGKKGVIVNEYLQSISNPAVYACGDVADKGLPLTPLASYEGSIVAKNILNGNQKTYSNDPVPTTVFTVPPLASIGLTEEQAREQGLVVNVLFQETADWYVSRRINEPITGFKTLVDAETDQIVGAHLLGSGSDDVINLFAMAMKHQIPAKALGAMLFAYPTHGSDLNSMLPL from the coding sequence ATGCAGTCATTCGATCTTATTGTTATTGGCACTGGGTCTGCCGGAAAAACCGTTGCAGAAACTGTCCGTGAAGCCGGTAAATCTGTTGCTATTATTGATAAATTACCCTTTGGCGGTACCTGCTCGCAGCGCGGATGTGATCCGAAGAAAGTACTGGTGGGCGCGGCAGAAATCGTGGCTCGATCTGCCCAATTGACTGGAAAAGGAATCACCAATACGGCCACTATAAACTGGGCTGACCTGATACAATTCAAAAACACATTTACCGATTCGATTCCCGAAAAGACTGAGAAGAAATTTGCGGATCAGGGTATTCAGCTTTTTCATGGCGCGGCTACATTCCTGTCGGCAACGACAATTCGGGTAGGTGATGAGGAGTTAGCGGCTAACCATATTGTCATTGCCACGGGCCAACGACCGGGTTCACTGAACATTCCGGGCGAAGAGTTTCTCATTGATAGCACCGGGTTTATGGAGCTGGCGGAGTTACCCAAGGAGATCGTTCTGGTGGGCGGGGGTTACATTGCCTTCGAGTTTGCGCATATTGCTGCGCGTGCCGGGGCTAAGGTGACCATCCTTCATCAGGGCAAACAACCACTGGAAGGATTTGATGCTGATTTGGTTGACTTATTGGTCAAAGCTATGCGTGCTATCGGCATTTTTATCGTGCTGGAAGCAAAGGTAACCGCTGTAGAAAAAACGCCAGCTACCTTAATGGTTCATTATGAGCACAGTGGTAAAAGTTATTCGGTAGGGGCCAGGTTGGTCGTTCATGCTGCCGGCAGGGTAGCCGACGTTGCCGAACTAGCCTTAGAAGCTGCCGGTGTTGCGATTGGGAAGAAGGGCGTGATCGTGAATGAATACCTTCAAAGCATATCGAATCCGGCAGTATATGCCTGTGGTGACGTAGCCGACAAAGGACTGCCACTTACGCCATTGGCGTCGTATGAAGGTAGTATTGTAGCGAAGAATATCCTGAATGGCAATCAAAAAACCTATTCAAACGACCCTGTGCCAACAACCGTATTTACGGTACCGCCACTAGCCTCTATCGGCCTGACTGAAGAACAGGCCAGAGAACAGGGGCTTGTGGTAAATGTCCTGTTTCAGGAAACAGCCGATTGGTATGTAAGCCGACGAATCAATGAGCCGATTACGGGCTTTAAAACGTTAGTTGATGCCGAAACGGATCAGATCGTAGGGGCACATTTGCTGGGTTCTGGGAGTGATGACGTAATCAACCTGTTTGCGATGGCTATGAAGCACCAGATTCCGGCTAAAGCATTAGGGGCTATGCTGTTTGCTTACCCGACTCATGGGTCAGACCTAAATTCCATGCTGCCCTTATGA
- a CDS encoding ABC-F family ATP-binding cassette domain-containing protein, whose protein sequence is MVSVQNVSLRYGKRVLFDDVTIKFTSGNCYGVIGANGAGKSTFLKILSGEIEPQTGTVSMTPGERMSVLNQNQSAYDEFPVLQTVIMGNKRLYDIMQEKDILYAKEDFTDADGERAAELESEFAEMNGWDAESDAASLLSGLGIKEDLHYALMSDINGSEKVRVLLAQALFGSPDVLLLDEPTNNLDVESVSWLENFLANFSNTVIVVSHDRHFLDQVCTQIVDVDFSKVKLFAGNYSFWYESSQLALKQRQDQNKKTEDKRKELEEFIRRFSANASKSKQATSRAKLLEKLTIEDIQPSSRKYPYVNFKPEREPGDQILTVENLTYTAEDGTKLFDNLSFTVNKQDKIFLYSRDGLAVSALLDILAGERKADSGTFRWGITITMSYFPTDAEKEKFFQTDLNLVDWLRQYSVEKDESFIRGFLGRMLFSGEESLKKATVLSGGEKVRCMLSKMMLSGANVLMLDEPTNHLDLESIESLNNGLIDFKGPILFTSHDHQFVQTIASRIIEITPAGILDKLMTYDEYLTDDRVKAQREELYEAVA, encoded by the coding sequence ATGGTATCGGTACAAAACGTCTCCCTACGTTATGGGAAGCGAGTGTTATTCGACGACGTCACTATAAAATTTACGTCCGGTAACTGTTATGGTGTAATCGGAGCAAATGGAGCCGGTAAATCAACCTTCCTGAAAATTCTGTCTGGCGAAATCGAACCGCAAACCGGAACCGTGTCGATGACACCCGGCGAACGGATGTCGGTGCTGAACCAGAATCAATCCGCTTACGACGAATTCCCTGTCCTGCAAACCGTTATCATGGGTAATAAACGCCTATATGACATTATGCAGGAGAAAGATATATTGTACGCCAAAGAGGATTTTACGGATGCCGATGGCGAAAGAGCCGCTGAACTCGAATCTGAATTTGCCGAAATGAACGGCTGGGATGCGGAGTCAGATGCCGCTAGCTTGCTGTCGGGTCTGGGCATAAAGGAAGACCTGCACTACGCCCTGATGTCGGATATTAATGGCTCCGAAAAAGTGCGCGTACTGCTAGCTCAGGCCTTATTTGGTAGCCCCGATGTGCTGCTGCTCGATGAGCCGACGAACAACCTCGATGTGGAATCAGTGAGCTGGCTCGAAAACTTCCTGGCTAACTTTAGCAACACTGTCATTGTCGTATCGCACGATCGCCACTTCCTGGATCAGGTCTGCACGCAGATCGTAGACGTGGATTTCAGCAAGGTCAAACTCTTTGCGGGCAACTACTCGTTCTGGTATGAATCGAGTCAACTGGCCCTGAAACAACGCCAGGATCAGAACAAAAAGACCGAAGATAAGCGGAAAGAACTCGAAGAATTTATCCGCCGATTCTCGGCCAATGCCTCGAAGTCGAAGCAGGCAACCAGCCGTGCCAAACTGCTCGAAAAACTCACGATCGAAGATATTCAGCCGTCGTCGCGGAAATATCCATACGTCAATTTCAAGCCTGAACGCGAACCCGGCGACCAGATTCTAACGGTCGAAAACCTGACGTATACGGCCGAAGACGGTACGAAATTGTTTGACAATCTGTCGTTTACGGTCAATAAGCAGGATAAAATATTCCTCTATAGCCGCGACGGACTCGCCGTGTCAGCCCTCCTCGATATTCTGGCGGGCGAACGCAAAGCCGATTCGGGTACCTTCCGCTGGGGCATCACCATTACCATGTCGTATTTCCCGACGGATGCCGAAAAAGAGAAGTTCTTCCAGACAGATTTGAATCTGGTCGACTGGCTGCGGCAATATTCAGTGGAAAAAGACGAAAGCTTTATTCGGGGTTTCTTAGGACGGATGTTATTCTCAGGCGAAGAGTCGTTGAAAAAAGCGACCGTTCTGAGCGGGGGAGAGAAGGTTCGGTGTATGCTGTCGAAAATGATGCTGTCGGGTGCGAACGTTCTGATGCTCGATGAGCCGACCAACCACCTCGATCTCGAATCCATCGAATCACTCAACAATGGGTTGATCGACTTCAAAGGTCCGATTTTATTTACCTCACATGACCACCAGTTTGTGCAGACGATTGCCAGCCGTATCATTGAGATTACACCTGCGGGCATCCTCGACAAGTTGATGACCTACGACGAATACCTCACCGATGATCGCGTGAAGGCCCAACGTGAGGAACTCTACGAAGCAGTAGCATAA
- a CDS encoding DUF2461 domain-containing protein, with the protein MLKTTTLSFLTDLKANNNKPWFDANRPAYEAAKGDFIQFVTTLIDGLNTIDPAISETPLQSKSCIFRINRDVRFSANKSPYKTNFGAWFNKGGKKLESAGYYFNLEPGRSFIAGGLYMPDATILATIRQEIDYNLDEFEGLLAQPAFTKYFTGLNRGEALQRPPKGYAADNPAIEYLKLKSFTSSHTLSDNSLTKSSLSKQTLDVFAGLQPIIQFLNRAVG; encoded by the coding sequence ATGCTTAAAACCACTACCCTTTCGTTTCTGACCGACCTGAAAGCCAACAACAACAAACCCTGGTTCGATGCCAACCGCCCTGCTTACGAAGCAGCCAAAGGCGACTTCATTCAATTTGTTACCACGCTGATAGACGGCTTAAATACAATTGATCCGGCTATTTCCGAGACACCCCTTCAGTCAAAAAGCTGTATCTTCCGCATCAACCGCGATGTTCGTTTTTCGGCTAACAAATCGCCCTATAAAACCAACTTCGGCGCGTGGTTCAATAAGGGCGGAAAGAAACTGGAATCGGCAGGCTATTACTTCAATCTCGAGCCGGGCCGGAGTTTTATTGCTGGTGGTCTGTATATGCCCGATGCAACCATCCTGGCTACGATCCGACAGGAAATTGACTACAATCTGGATGAATTTGAAGGCCTTCTTGCGCAACCGGCCTTCACAAAATACTTTACGGGCTTGAATCGCGGAGAAGCCCTGCAACGGCCGCCCAAAGGCTACGCAGCCGATAATCCAGCTATCGAATACCTTAAGTTGAAAAGCTTTACATCGAGCCATACTCTGTCCGATAATTCATTGACGAAATCCAGCCTTTCCAAACAGACGCTCGACGTATTTGCAGGTCTCCAGCCGATCATACAGTTCCTGAACCGGGCGGTGGGGTGA
- a CDS encoding glutamate racemase, with translation MTVSSQPIGVFDSGYGGLTVLREIVHKLPQYDYIYLGDNARTPYGTRSFDTVYHYTLECVRHLFDRGCRLVVLACNTASAKALRNIQQLDLPTLAPGLDGPGLDGPSRRVLGVIRPTTEVIGNYSQTGHVGILATRGTVTSESYLVEIDKFFPELRVFQEACPMWVPLVENGEYASAGADYFVKQHMDRLMAQSSTIDTILLACTHYPLLLNKIRQYAPANTTVLSQGGIVADSLADYLTRHPEIEAQCSQYGHRTFLTTDSTEDFDRQATVFYGEPVRSEHLSL, from the coding sequence ATGACAGTATCTTCACAACCTATTGGCGTATTTGATTCAGGTTACGGTGGCCTGACCGTTCTGCGCGAAATCGTGCATAAGCTTCCGCAGTACGATTACATCTATCTGGGCGATAACGCCCGGACACCCTACGGCACCCGATCCTTCGATACGGTTTATCACTATACACTCGAATGTGTCAGGCATCTTTTTGACCGGGGTTGCCGACTGGTCGTTCTGGCCTGCAACACAGCTTCGGCCAAAGCTCTGCGCAATATTCAGCAACTTGATTTACCAACACTGGCTCCCGGTCTGGATGGGCCCGGTCTGGACGGGCCCAGCAGGCGTGTATTGGGGGTTATCCGGCCAACAACTGAGGTCATTGGTAATTATTCGCAAACAGGTCATGTTGGTATTCTGGCTACGCGCGGAACCGTGACGTCGGAATCATATCTGGTTGAGATTGACAAGTTTTTTCCGGAGTTACGGGTATTTCAGGAAGCTTGTCCGATGTGGGTGCCGCTGGTTGAGAATGGTGAATATGCCAGTGCCGGAGCCGACTACTTCGTGAAGCAACACATGGATCGCTTAATGGCTCAGTCGTCGACAATTGACACGATTCTACTAGCCTGTACCCATTACCCGCTCTTACTCAATAAGATCCGGCAATATGCACCCGCCAATACCACGGTTTTAAGTCAGGGTGGCATTGTGGCCGATAGTCTGGCCGATTACCTGACTCGCCATCCTGAAATCGAAGCGCAATGCAGCCAGTATGGTCACCGAACGTTCCTGACTACCGACTCAACGGAGGATTTTGACCGTCAGGCTACCGTTTTTTATGGGGAGCCTGTTCGGTCCGAACATTTATCCCTGTAG
- a CDS encoding amidohydrolase family protein, whose protein sequence is MKNLLLGLSFLLSISKFTYAQKQNVDVLIKSGSLIDVRTGNILTKKLIATRGKTIVGVFDESQLKNFQAKTIVDATGKFIIPGLWDMHVHFGGGDTLIEENKNLFPLYIAYGITGIRDAAADLSPSVLKWRDQIAKDELAGPTLFTSGPKLEGYKSSWVGDIEVSTKPEVDKMLDSLQGLKVDFVKITDNAIKPDIYLYILQEAKKRGMKTSGHVPFALTMDQVSSAGLGSVEHMSYVLKAGSTRDKEVAEKVMSGQLTTRLASPMVTQSFDEATALAVYRRMAKNGTFVVPTLTISRTIAFLDQDNHQQDSYLQYIGQGLKNTYAWRVSRVAKDGPDAIAERHALYEKTSSLLPLLHKAGVTIMAGTDAGFLNSYVYPGVGLHHELAYFVKAGLTPLQALQSAIIPGPVFLGKTATFGAIATGKSADIVLLDKNPLETIEATQAIHTVILRGTVYDRKALDGLLAEAKKKASK, encoded by the coding sequence ATGAAAAACCTTCTGCTTGGCTTATCTTTTCTACTTTCAATCTCCAAATTCACGTATGCCCAAAAGCAGAACGTCGATGTACTGATCAAATCCGGTTCGCTGATTGATGTGCGAACGGGCAACATTCTGACAAAGAAACTGATCGCTACCCGTGGGAAAACCATCGTAGGCGTATTCGATGAATCGCAACTGAAGAATTTTCAGGCGAAAACGATTGTCGATGCAACCGGGAAGTTTATCATTCCGGGTCTTTGGGATATGCACGTCCATTTTGGCGGGGGCGATACATTGATTGAGGAGAATAAAAATCTCTTTCCATTGTACATCGCTTACGGAATTACGGGCATACGTGATGCCGCAGCTGATCTGAGCCCGTCCGTTCTAAAATGGCGCGATCAGATTGCAAAAGATGAGCTGGCCGGGCCAACTCTGTTTACATCGGGGCCAAAACTCGAAGGGTACAAATCGAGCTGGGTAGGTGATATTGAAGTCAGCACGAAGCCTGAGGTAGATAAAATGCTCGACTCCCTGCAAGGGCTAAAGGTCGATTTTGTGAAGATTACCGATAATGCCATTAAGCCGGATATCTATCTGTATATTCTTCAGGAAGCCAAAAAGCGCGGCATGAAAACGTCGGGCCACGTACCATTCGCCCTGACAATGGATCAGGTTTCTTCGGCTGGTTTGGGTTCGGTAGAGCATATGAGCTATGTGCTAAAAGCGGGGTCAACGCGCGATAAGGAAGTCGCCGAAAAGGTAATGTCGGGTCAGTTGACAACCCGGTTGGCTTCCCCAATGGTTACGCAGAGTTTTGATGAAGCAACCGCTCTGGCCGTTTACCGACGGATGGCAAAGAATGGTACGTTCGTTGTGCCAACACTCACGATCAGCCGGACAATTGCGTTTCTGGATCAGGATAATCATCAGCAGGATAGCTACTTACAATACATCGGGCAGGGCTTGAAAAACACCTATGCCTGGCGGGTGAGTCGGGTGGCTAAAGATGGTCCCGACGCCATTGCCGAACGGCACGCCCTCTATGAAAAAACCAGTTCACTGCTTCCTCTGTTGCACAAAGCGGGTGTTACGATCATGGCCGGAACCGATGCAGGCTTTTTGAATTCCTATGTTTATCCGGGTGTCGGCCTGCATCACGAACTTGCCTATTTCGTAAAAGCCGGGCTCACACCGCTGCAAGCCCTTCAGTCGGCCATTATTCCAGGGCCTGTTTTCTTGGGAAAAACAGCCACGTTCGGCGCTATTGCTACGGGTAAAAGTGCCGATATCGTGTTGCTCGACAAAAATCCACTAGAGACTATTGAGGCTACCCAGGCCATTCATACGGTTATTTTGCGAGGAACCGTGTATGATCGAAAGGCGTTGGATGGTTTACTGGCCGAAGCGAAGAAGAAAGCCAGCAAGTAA
- a CDS encoding type II toxin-antitoxin system death-on-curing family toxin, producing the protein MKRLSLPEVFLLHERIIHLSGGSLGIRNQEAVASALIQPFATFDGSELYPTLFDKAALTGYLLICNHPFVDGNKRIGHAVMEVLLVLNGYEIVASIDEQEKIILQVADGALTREQFTDWLKEHVKLL; encoded by the coding sequence ATGAAACGTTTATCCCTTCCTGAGGTATTCCTGTTACATGAACGAATTATTCATCTGTCAGGAGGGAGCTTGGGCATTCGTAATCAGGAAGCGGTTGCATCAGCCCTTATACAGCCTTTTGCCACATTTGATGGAAGTGAGCTATATCCGACTTTGTTTGATAAAGCAGCTCTTACTGGGTATCTGTTGATTTGCAATCATCCGTTTGTGGATGGAAATAAGCGAATTGGCCATGCTGTAATGGAAGTACTCCTGGTGTTGAATGGATATGAAATCGTAGCCAGTATTGATGAACAGGAGAAAATTATCCTACAGGTTGCAGACGGAGCCTTAACGCGGGAGCAATTTACGGATTGGTTAAAAGAACACGTAAAGCTTCTATAG
- a CDS encoding DNA-binding protein: protein MATIQLTLPDQQLEALQLKAESVHLTVDELLKQTIESLVRQSPVPEQAIAYVLTKNKALYERLA from the coding sequence ATGGCAACCATACAATTGACGCTTCCTGATCAACAATTGGAGGCTCTGCAGCTTAAAGCTGAATCGGTACACTTGACGGTGGATGAGTTATTGAAACAGACAATTGAATCTTTAGTGCGGCAATCGCCTGTTCCTGAACAGGCGATTGCTTATGTGCTTACGAAAAATAAGGCATTATACGAACGGTTAGCTTGA